In a single window of the Sander lucioperca isolate FBNREF2018 chromosome 19, SLUC_FBN_1.2, whole genome shotgun sequence genome:
- the rfx6 gene encoding DNA-binding protein RFX6, with product MPMKRSSESSARHEVFLIHSLTKTLCSSPEETHTDFNGQTHFHQEDDSGIKSEAEDSNETPSSEEDQDLVDFNSDLTIKQSISSSRKTISQIIKDKKKQTQLTLQWLEENYIVCEGVCLPRCILYAHYLDFCRKEKLEPACAATFGKTIRQKFPLLTTRRLGTRGHSKYHYYGIGIKESSAYYHSVYSGKGLTRFSGSKLKNEGGFTRKYSLSSKTGTLLPDFPNAQHLLLQGNVSREKVDTLIMMYKTHCQCILDNAINVNFEEIQNFLLHFWQGMPDHLLPLLENPVIVDIICFCDSILYKVLTDVLIPATMQEMPESLLADIRNFAKHWEHWLASSLENLPECLAAKKLPIARHFVSSLRRQTSFLHLAQIARPALFDQAVVTSMVLDIDSVDLSSISSQPLLSINATGDQDPDIYSEYDSITVFQELKELLRKNATVESFIEWLDSVVEHKVIKPGKQSGRSVKKRAQDFLLRWSFFGARVMHNLTLNNASSFGSFHLIRMLLDEYILLALETQFNNDKEQDLQNLLDKYMKNADASKAAFTASPSSCFLANRNKASAAIDQSVKNESLVEHAYMSLSTNQQQSLETSTVIYQGTESAGFTVSGGQMDFSQVSGPLMTPPISPAALVHRGSVINQGPMTGRPLTTTSSSSTCSSSSSSCLSSLSAMTQLNPCSSYPETLYHCLPQTSSSYFHPASGSSVSNYQPALRPPNQSQCLASVQSQASSLAYHLSRYPSFNDQHLTKDVFYSHHPPSAHHSSNSTNCSLAPYGSAVRPTSSYSSGSDPVQTEQGLDAQTAAQILDSAEGFGFVVGAGLNPAGGGCQGQTYSAAGHSGYYGNSSYLDTQRMTSLVDQHVSVISTVGSLRPFPSTYSEVHDPLNILDEPGRKTTGAYFTEAETGADHSLPTSGSAPCMFGVSSLFTSQDALLSQQRVPSSSEVQDLVSSLPPINTVFMGAGGVQ from the exons ATGCCGATGAAACGCAGCAGTGAGAGTTCAGCCAGGCATGAAGTGTTTCTTATTCACTCTCTAACCAAGACTTTGTGCAGCTCACcagaagaaacacacacagactttaaCGGACAGACACATTTTCATCAAGAGGATGATTCTGGGATTAAATCAG AAGCAGAGGACAGTAATGAGACGCCGTCCTCTGAGGAAGACCAGGACCTGGTGGACTTTAACTCGGATCTGACCATCAAACAGAGCATCTCGTCCTCCAGGAAGACCATCAGTCAGATCATCAAGGACAAGAAGAAACAGACACAACTCACTCTGCAGTG GCTGGAGGAGAATTATATTGTGTGTGAAGGAGTGTGTCTGCCTCGATGTATCCTCTATGCTCATTACCTGGACTTCTGCAGGAAGGAGAAACTAGAGCCGGCCTGTGCTGCTACATttggaaag ACGATTCGGCAGAAGTTTCCTCTTCTAACAACAAGAAGACTGGGCACCAGAGGACACTCCAA ATATCATTACTATGGAATTGGCATCAAAGAGAGCAGCGCTTACTATCACTCTGTGTATTCTGGAAAAGGTTTGACTAG ATTTTCTGGAAGCAAGCTCAAGAATGAG GGAGGTTTCACCAGGAAATATTCTTTGAGCTCTAAAACTGGAACGTTGCTCCCAGACTTCCCCAACGCTCAGCATCTTCTGCTGCAGGGAAATGTCTCTAGAGAAAAG GTGGACACTCTGATCATGATGTATAAAACACACTGCCAGTGCATCCTGGACAATGCCATTAATGTCAACTTTGAGGAG aTCCAGAATTTTCTGCTCCACTTCTGGCAGGGAATGCCCGACCATCTGCTGCCACTGCTGGAAAACCCTGTTATAGTTGACATCATCTGCTTCTGTGACTCAATCCTCTATAAG GTTTTAACAGATGTTCTGATTCCGGCTACAATGCAGGAGATGCCTGAAAG TCTGTTGGCAGATATCCGCAACTTTGCCAAACACTGGGAGCACTGGCTTGCCTCCTCCCTGGAGAACCTCCCAGAATGCCTTGCAGCCAAGAAGCTCCCTATAGCACGCCACTTTGTTTCCTCCCTGAGGAGACAGACATCGTTCCTACATCTGGCACAG ATAGCCCGTCCGGCGCTGTTTGACCAGGCAGTAGTCACCAGCATGGTGTTGGATATCGACAGTGTGGATCTTAGCAGCATCAGCTCGCAGCCTCTGCTCAGCATAAACGCTACTGGAGACCAGGATCCAGACATCTACTCTGAGT ATGACTCCATCACCGTCTTTCAGGAGCTGAAGGAGCTGCTGAGAAAGAACGCCACAGTGGAGTCCTTCATCGAGTGGCTGGACTCTGTCGTGGAGCATAAAGTCATCAAG CCCGGGAAGCAGAGCGGTCGATCTGTGAAGAAGCGAGCTCAGGATTTCCTCCTCAGGTGGAGTTTCTTTGGTGCCAGAGTGATGCACAACCTCACGCTCAACAATGCCTCCAGCTTTG GTTCCTTCCATCTGATCAGGATGCTGTTAGACGAATACATCCTGTTGGCTTTGGAGACTCAGTTCAACAACGACAAGGAGCAGGACCTGCAGAACCTGCTggacaaatacatgaaaaatgCAG ATGCAAGTAAAGCAGCGTTCACGGCCTCTCCCAGTTCCTGCTTTCTAGCTAATCGCAACAAGGCCAGTGCTGCCATTGACCAATCAGTGAAGAATGAGTCTCTGGTGGAACACGCCTACATGTCTCTGTCCACCAATCAGCAGCAAAGTCTGGAAACAAGCACCGTCATCTACCAGGGGACAGAGTCTGCTGGGTTCACAGTGTCAg GTGGTCAGATGGACTTCTCTCAGGTCAGCGGGCCCCTCATGACGCCCCCCATCTCTCCAGCAGCGTTAGTGCACCGAGGCTCTGTCATCAACCAGGGACCCATGACTGGGAGACCCTTGACTACtacttcttcctcctccacctgctcctcctcctcttcttcctgtcTGTCCTCTCTCAGCGCCATGACCCAGCTCAACCCCTGCTCTTCATACCCGGAGACCCTGTACCACTGCTTACCTCAGACCAGCTCTAGTTACTTCCATCCAGCCAGTGGCTCCTCAGTCTCAAACTACCAGCCTGCACTCAG GCCTCCGAATCAGAGTCAGTGTCTGGCTTCGGTTCAGTCTCAGGCTTCATCGCTGGCCTACCATCTGTCCCGGTACCCGTCCTTCAATGACCAACACCTGACTAAAGACGTCTTCTACAGCCATCATCCCCCGTCAGCTCATCACTCATCTAACAGCACTAACTGCTCCCTGGCACCTTACGGCTCTGCGGTCCGACCCACATCCAGCTACAGTTCAGGCTCAGATCCAGTTCAGACTGAACAGGGACTGGACGCTCAGACAGCGGCTCAGATTCTGGACTCAGCAGAGGGGTTCGGCTTTGTGGTGGGGGCTGGACTGAACCCTGCGGGCGGTGGGTGTCAGGGACAGACGTACTCTGCTGCAGGACACAGCG GTTACTATGGCAACAGCAGTTACCTGGACACCCAGCGCATGACATCACTGGTTGATCAGCATGTGTCCGTCATCAGCACCGTCGGCAGTCTGCGCCCGTTTCCTTCAACGTACTCTGAGGTCCACGATCCGCTCAACATCCTGGATGAACCGGGAAGGAAAACAACAGGAGCGTATTTCACGGAGGCCGAAACCGGAGCAG ATCATTCCCTCCCCACGTCAGGATCTGCTCCATGCATGTTTGGAGTTTCCTCTCTGTTCACTTCCCAGGATGCATTGCTCTCTCAGCAGCGTGTGCCATCATCGTCAGAGGTGCAGGACCTGGTGTCTTCGCTGCCTCCCATTAACACTGTCTTCATGGGAGCAGGAGGAGTACAATGA